In Parafrankia irregularis, the genomic window GACAAGCCCGTCCACCGTCGCCGCCCGCGCTGGCGCCGTTCGACGGTGGATGCCTGGAATGCGCAGCGACGTCTCCGCGGCCAGTCGCAGGAAGCCTAGGCGGCAGTAGCAGGGGCCGCTGGTAGGGAAGGCGCGTCGACCTCCGGGTGTGACAGCCGTAGCGTTGGCTCCGTGAAGGTGCTCTCCGTCAACGTCGGCAGGCCCCGCCCCAACCTCTGGAAGGGCCACGGTTCGACCGGTATCGACAAGCGGCCCGTCGCCGGCCCGGTCGCCGTCACCGCCCCCGGCCCCAAGGGCACCGGAGCGGTCGGGCTCGTCGGCGACCGGGTCTATGACGTGAAGCATCACGGTGGCACCGACCAGGCCGTCTACGCCTACGCCCGTGAGGATCTCGACGGGTGGGAGGCCGAGCTGGGCCGGCCGCTCGCGAACGGCGTCTTCGGGGAGAACCTCACGACAGCCGGCCTCGACGTCAACGCCGCCCTGATCGGTGAACGTTGGCGCGTCGGGCCGGACGTCGTCCTCGAGGTGTCGTGCGCGCGGATCCCGTGCGGGACGTTCCAGGGCTGGCTGGAGCGGGACGGCTGGATCCGGAGGTTCACGCAGGCGACACTGCCCGGCGCCTACCTTCGTGTGATCGAGCCCGGAGACATCCGCGCCGGTGATCCGGTCGAGGTCGTGCACCGGCCTGACCACGACGTCACAGTCGCGCTCGTCTTCCGTGCGATGACACGTGAACCGGAACTGCTGCCGCGGCTGCTGGTCGCCGACGCGCTGCCGGAGGAGAGCAAGGACCGGGCCCGCAGGCGTACGTCCGCATAGGCGATCGGCCTCAGGGCGTGTCGAGCCGCGGTCGGCGCGCCCAGGCCGCGAACATCGGCACGCTCACGACGAGGCGGCTTTCGTCACGGCTGACGGCCCACCACGCGTCGACCTCGCCCTCGGTCAGCAGACCCGCGGCGACGATGTCCCGCTGGAACCGTTCCACGAGCAGCCGCCAGGCGAGCCACGAATCGGTGCCGCCGCGGGTCTGGACGCCCTGGTACTGCGCCGACTCGTCGGTGAGCCCCAGGCTGAGCACATCGCCGAGCAGCCGGCGCCCGTAGGTCGCGTCGAAGCCGGCCGCCTCGCCACCGGCCGCACCGCCCATGACCTTCTGCAGGGCCCGGATCATCGCCGTGTGCACCGGTGCGGCTGGGACGAGGAGGTCGGCGCAGGTCCAGTCGACCTCCTCGACCAGCAGCCAGCCACCCGGCGCGACTGCCTCCGCGAGCCGCCGCAGCGCGACCGGGTGGGGGTGGAGGTGCGCGACCAGAAGCCGTGCGTGGACGAGGTCGAAGCTGCGGCGGGGCAGGTCGTCCACCATGACGTCCATCCGCCGGACCTCGACCTGCGGTGGCAGCTGGTCGAGGAAGCGGGTGTCACGGTCGACGGCGAGAACCTGGCCGGCCGGGCCCACAACCCCGGCGAGGGCTCGGGCAACCGAGCCGGTGCCTGCTCCGGCCTCGAGGCAGCGGTGCCCCGGCCCGATCCCCAGGCCGGCCACCAGCCGCATCGTGCCCGGATCCCACATGTGCGCCATCGCCTCGAGGCGTGATCGCTCGTCCGGATGCGCCTGGTCCAGAACGTAGGAGGACGACTGAGCCTTTTCCGTCATCGACTCGCACCTGTTGGTCGGTTGATTCGCTGATCAGGGCCTGCATGGAGCAAAATCCCGCAGTGTGGCGGATCCGGGGCCAGTAACGTCGACCTGGCGGTCCGCGCCCACCCGCCGCACGGCGACCCACCGCGATCCCGCACCACCGTACAGCCACAACAATCCACGCCAATAGGGCAAAAGGGAGATAAAGTCGTTTTGCGATCCGCAAGAAGTGAGAATTTCGGTTGTTTCGGCGGCCGAAATCCTCACTTCTTGCTCAGGGGTAGTGGTGTCGGCAGATGCCCGAAGCCCGGGATTCCGTGATCGGCTCCAGGGTGGCTGGGATTCCTCCGCGTATTCTTTCGTGTCTCGCGAATCCCTCCTCGACGATCCGTGCTTCCTATTGGCTCATAGGTTTCCCTGTCGGGTAGGGAGAACCAGTGTGACCAGTGCTCGGCGCGCTGGAAGGATGACGGCTCTGATCCCGGGAATGTGCCGCCGGAACCGGTCGGCGGAGGATGCTCCGAGAGAGGACGTGGACGTGTCCACTGCTCCGCAGGTTGTCTTCGACGCCTTCCACCCGGCGCACCGGTCGAACCCCTACCCCCGGTACGCGGCCGTCCGTGAGTACACGGCGCTCTACCCGCTGCGGCCGGACATCCTCATGGCGACCCGTTACCGGGAGTGCGCGGCGGTCTTCGCGGACCCGCTGTGGGGGCACGGATACGAGGACGGCATAAACCCGTTCCGGCCGGGCGTCGATCCCGACGACGTTCCCGGGTCGATGCTGCGAATGGATCCGCCGAACCACACCCGGGTGAGAGGCCTGGTCAAGAGCGCCTTCATGCCGCGCACCACGGCCGGAATCCGCGATCGGATCGAGAACCTCGTCAACAGGCTGCTCGACGCGGCGATCGAGGCCGGTGAGGTTGACCTGATGGAGGCGTTCGCGCGTCCGCTGCCGCTGACCATCATCGGAGACCTGCTCGGTATTCCGCGTGAGGACCACACCATGGTCCAGAAGTGGTCGTTGGAGATCGTCCGCGGTACGGACCCGGACATCCTGCAGACTCCCGAGAGCCTGGCTCGCAGGCCGGCGGCCATGGCGGAGTTCGAGGCCTACTTCGCCGCGCTGCTCGCCCGGCGGCGCGTCGATCCGCGCGACGACATACTGACCGGGCTGTGTGCGGCCCAGGACGAAGGCCAGCTGAACGGCGGTCGCGAGCCGCTCGGGCTCGCCGTCGGGCTGCTGATCGGCGGCTACGAGACGATCTCGGATGTGATCGGCAAGAGCATCGTCGCCCTGCTGCGCAACCCCGACCAGGTTCAGCGGTGGCTCGCCGACCCGGATCTGGCGGCACCCGCCGTCGACGAGCTGCTGCGGTACGAGCCACCGGTGCAGTTCACCCACCGGGTGGCCTTGGCCGAACGCGAGGTCGCCGGGCACACGTTCGCCCGCGGCGACGGCATCGTCATCCTGACCGCGGCCGCGAACCGCGACCCGGCCGTGTACATCGACCCGGACCGCCTGGACATCACCCGGTTCGCCGGCCGGGCCCCGGCGCCGCGCCACCTGTCGTTCAGCGGTGGGCCGCACTACTGCCTCGGCGCGCACCTCGGCCGGCTGGAGACCGAGATCGCGATCGACACCCTCCTGCGCCGTGCGCCCGGCCTGGCACTGACCGACGAGCCTGTCTGGCGTGACACGGTCGCCATCCACGGCCTGGACACGCTCCCGGTCCGCCTTCGGGCCTGAGCCTCGCCAGGCCTGAGCCTCGCCTCGCCAGGCCTGAGCCTCGCCTCGCCAGGCCTGAGGTTTGCCAGGCCTGAGGTTTGCCAGGGCCGAGCCACGAGGGAGCCGGCCGGCCTCACCGCCCACCGCCGTCCTGCCAGGTGCGGCTGACTACGAGGTGCAGGCGGCGTATTAGCATGCGGGCTGCACCAAAAGCCGGGCGGGCATTGATGGCTGCGGAGCGGCTGTGCCACGCATTCGAGGAAGGGGCCTTCTCTGCGGCGACCGGGGGGTTGGCTCCACTGCCGATTGCGGTGTTCGTCTCGGAGAGCAAACGACCATGAACAAAGCAACAAGGATTTTACGAACTGTTGTGGTGGGTGCCCTGTTGGCTGTGGTGGCGGGCTGTGGCGGGTCGTCCGACACGAGTGCTCCGGAGGCGTCCTGCAGCAGTCCCGGTGTCACCGCGGACAAGGTCGAGGCCGGCGTCGTCATTTCGGATTCGGGGAGCGGCAGCGATGCCTTCTCGTCCGCCCGTGCGGGCGTGAACGCAAGATTCAGGCTTGCCAACGCAAACGGCGGCGTCCACGGGCGCGACATCGAGTACACCTGGCGGGACGACGCAAGCCAGCCGGAGGAGAGCGTCAGAGCCGCCAACGAGCTCGTCCAGAAGGAGT contains:
- a CDS encoding MOSC domain-containing protein; this encodes MKVLSVNVGRPRPNLWKGHGSTGIDKRPVAGPVAVTAPGPKGTGAVGLVGDRVYDVKHHGGTDQAVYAYAREDLDGWEAELGRPLANGVFGENLTTAGLDVNAALIGERWRVGPDVVLEVSCARIPCGTFQGWLERDGWIRRFTQATLPGAYLRVIEPGDIRAGDPVEVVHRPDHDVTVALVFRAMTREPELLPRLLVADALPEESKDRARRRTSA
- a CDS encoding methyltransferase domain-containing protein, producing MTEKAQSSSYVLDQAHPDERSRLEAMAHMWDPGTMRLVAGLGIGPGHRCLEAGAGTGSVARALAGVVGPAGQVLAVDRDTRFLDQLPPQVEVRRMDVMVDDLPRRSFDLVHARLLVAHLHPHPVALRRLAEAVAPGGWLLVEEVDWTCADLLVPAAPVHTAMIRALQKVMGGAAGGEAAGFDATYGRRLLGDVLSLGLTDESAQYQGVQTRGGTDSWLAWRLLVERFQRDIVAAGLLTEGEVDAWWAVSRDESRLVVSVPMFAAWARRPRLDTP
- a CDS encoding cytochrome P450, which gives rise to MSTAPQVVFDAFHPAHRSNPYPRYAAVREYTALYPLRPDILMATRYRECAAVFADPLWGHGYEDGINPFRPGVDPDDVPGSMLRMDPPNHTRVRGLVKSAFMPRTTAGIRDRIENLVNRLLDAAIEAGEVDLMEAFARPLPLTIIGDLLGIPREDHTMVQKWSLEIVRGTDPDILQTPESLARRPAAMAEFEAYFAALLARRRVDPRDDILTGLCAAQDEGQLNGGREPLGLAVGLLIGGYETISDVIGKSIVALLRNPDQVQRWLADPDLAAPAVDELLRYEPPVQFTHRVALAEREVAGHTFARGDGIVILTAAANRDPAVYIDPDRLDITRFAGRAPAPRHLSFSGGPHYCLGAHLGRLETEIAIDTLLRRAPGLALTDEPVWRDTVAIHGLDTLPVRLRA